The genomic region GGACACGGTGTTCTTATGTAAACTGAAAGTTAGTGAAGTCAGTGCGGTAAACACAACTATTCTTGCCAAAAGTAACACCAGATACGGAGTAAAACCAGTGGGTTTATGCTTCATCTGCAAAACTGGCCATCCTTACCAAAATTCTTCCTAAAACTACACTAGAATATCAATACAACACTGACATTTAACAAACGAAAGAGAATGTTCAAATCTGTCATATAGGCATGCAAAACCTGTGAATCCTGATTGTACCCCAAGCCAACAGAAGTGGCtgaccagagaaagaaaacgtGTTAAGACCTATGTTTGGGAAGCTCATGCCAGTAAGTACTTCCAAGTCTTCAAAAGTCTGTAAAATGGTACCATGAGTTGATTTGAAAACTCCAGTTAAATTAAAGTCGGAGAATGATGCATTTTCAACACAGTTTTGCAACTGGAATTTGGGGGTACAGTTCCGCAGTAGTATCCTTAGGCACAATTAGCAGTCTTTTACTCATCTGGCTGCCTCGTTCTCATGCAGAGCCGACTCCTCTCCGGAGGTTGTCTCGGCGTTGGAAAGGGGCACTGCTGTTAGAAAATACAGTGGAACCAAGCTAAATATCAAATGCTTTAATAAACCATGGTGAAGGAACTTTGAGTTTTTAGACTCTGGCTTTTAAGagattaaaaactaaaaaaaaaaaaaaagaaaaaaaagtaatttgaagaGGAGGAGAGTTTTGGCTATTGGCTTTCCAATGTGACTAGCTGAAGCAAGCTAGCTGCATGCGAGTGACAGGCTGCTTTGCTATCGCTGCAGATAACACATGCCGCCTGCTGTGAAGACATCACAGTATTACGCCTAATTATGCCTCGGTCAACACGGACAGTCAAGCCCAGCCTTCAGTCGAGCCACGGGAGGTAACTCTGCGGTgcctttttgctgttctgtggTTGCTGGTTTGCTTTCTCGTCACCCTAACCCTCTAACACTTCTACCATCTGTACGTCTTCATAGCACTAACCCCATTAATCTTCAAGTTTAGcagttccttttcttctgtagctGATAATCGATTCCTCTGTTTGACGCGGACTCGTAGACTGCTGGTTGGTATTTTTGCCTGCGAAGAGTTTCAGGCATTTTTAGGGGTGCGCGAACGTGACCCATCTCCACTTTCCGGAGCAAGCAAGGCGCAGGAGCGCGCTCCGGCTCGCCCCGGGCCGCAGAGCTGTTCAACCCCGCTGCCGCTGGGCCGCATTTCTCGAAGCGGATTTTAACGCGGCGGCGGTGCCCCGCGGGGCTGGCCGCACGGCATCAGCCGGCCGCCACCCGCCCGGGCCGGGGGTGGGTCCCGCCGGCACCGGCCGGGAACCGTCCTCGGGCGGACTCTTGCTCCTGCGGCGGCTGTTTCCCCGCCGGCGGGGAAAGCTTTGGGGAGGGGACGGCCCcgccgggcagggcggcgggcgCCGCGGGGGGCGCCTGGTGCCTCTGGCCCCGCCccggcggagcgcggcgggggcgcggcAGAGCGAGGCCGCTCCCATGAGGTAAGGGCGCCGGAGCCCGGCCCCgtgccggcggggcggggggctgcggcgggggggTACCGCTGTCACCGCTCGGGGCCGCGTCGCCGCCCCCTCCCGAGCCATCTCCCCCAGGGCGACAaggcccggcggggcggggggatggCGGCCGCAGGGCTCGGCGCGGCAGGTTGGCCGGGGGGGTTGCGCGCTgctgagccgagccgagccgagccgccGCCCCGGCTGCCGTTAGGCACGGCCGTCCGGGCTGCCGTTCCGGAGCCGCGGCTCTCGGGCAGgtcgggcggcagcggggccTCCGGCGcaggccgggccgggggaggccgGCGCCGGCAGCGTTGCCGGGGGAGCGGCTCCTCTTCACTGGCAGGTGAGGGAGGAGGAgtgccgccgccccgcgggcggggggtgCCGGCCGGCTCTCGGCGTGCCCGCTCGCTGCGCCGAGTAACGCCGGTTCAGTGACCGGGGGGAGACGGGGGATTTAACTCGGCAAAACTACCGTCCGGCCCAGCCCGGTGCTCTTGGGTTTATTCCGGAGAGAAGCAGCGGgcaggtggggtggggaggggaaaggggctTCCCTGCGCCCGGTGCTTCCTTTGTGTTGAACGTTTTAGGCTGTTTCCATAACTGAAACTGCCTGGAAAAATCGTTTGGTGCGGTCAAACCGTCAACTTCAAGCTTCAGTCAGTGAATAGAGCTTTTATTTCATGGCTAGATCCTTAAATAAAACTTACTTTCTTGAGCAGGAGGAAAATGCGAAATTAGAATTTGTTCTGATGAACCCTCCCTGGGTTTGGAGTGAAGACCCAGCCCCCATTCAGCGCTCTCAGGCATACCCGGGTTACAGTGGGGCCCGGTTTCCAGGCTGCCAGCAGGAAAGGTTGTTGAAAAGCAGCTGTACACGCCTTTGGGTAGTCCAAtgtgtctttttaaaagcaaaccaatGCTGAATGCTGGTGCCCAGGTCCTCTGTTTTTCTAGGTATTCTCATTGAAGAAGTGTTTATTGCACCTAATAAGAGAATATTCAAGACTAGTCACAATTCCTCAGTACTCAAAGGCATGGAGAAATTCGAACTGTATCATTTGCAGCCATTTAGCTGTTACGGGTTGGTGATAATTGCTGCTACTTACTTGCACAGCTTCTGCTTCCAGGAAGCAACTTTAAAGGATAAAGGGAAACAATGAGGTCTAAAATGTTAGTACTGACAGCATCCTGTGGGGAGATGCTTATTTTACTAATTCTGGTAAGTTACTAATGTAATTGTTAAAGGTTTCTTAGGGATTCTTTCCCCAATACTTGGCTGGATAGGGTTATAAAATAATACAACCTTTTCCAGAATAAGTAAGTTGCACTTCCTTCATGTgttgtttttgctttctgaactcATAACTTTTCCATATATAAAGGAATCTTGTTCTCTagattttgaagtgttttgctCTAGATAGGTTATTGTTCTGAATTTTGAATGTGCTAACATTCTTCAGATGATGTGTAGCATCTTGGTAAGATACCGTCAGTGAAGGAAGGGAgcatggagaaaataaatactacaacaagaaaagatttttccccttgaaaaGACATCCTGGGTGCATTTGCAGAAGAGATCTGTGTGTCTTCCTCAGAAATCTTGATGTCCCTCTATCATAGGGTgggggttgtttggttttgttcttttctttgggcttttttttgggTCAAACGATTTCCAAAGGTAGGCCTCTTGCTTCCAAATTAGCTTCCAGCATGTGAACCTGAGAGCTGGCAAGTAGCCTTATGAGCCACAGGGTCTGGCAGAATGCTTATTTCAGGGATTAGGGTCTGCCGTCCGCAGTCTCCACAACCACAAACCAAGATGTGTTTCAAAGccaaacaagaaaatacatccttataaaaacaaaaaccaagaaTTAATGTCATGGAACTTAGGGATTTCTAAGTGACGATATTGTAGCCAAATTCTCTTGCCAAGATGCAGTACTTCTTATGCTTTAGACATAAGACAATATAGATGATACAGaaataagcttttatttaaaatacttgctgagaaaaaaatctgccctGTTGTATGGTCTGGTAGAGTAGCCAGGTGGCTAGCAGAGGGCCTCTCATGATCATTATGTGTTGCAGAAGTCTGGTTTCCACAAATTTGGTTGAATCAGCTgattattatgaaaaaaaataaattcaagaaaTGCAGTCATTTACCTGAAATGAATTAACATTTTAGTAGGTATGATAAATTTTGCCTTGAATTTAGACACAACTATTTTTCAGCTGCATGAATAGCCGTATCTCCGTTAGCTTCAAAATGTCAATCGACTGAGCTTAAATGGCACTGTGGTAGGTTTACACGCTCATAGTTTGTCGGCTTCCTTAACTGGGATGTGACATACagagaataaatagaaaatgctAACAGTAATACATCTGGGTTTAATTTTGGCCCTTTTTAAGGTAGAAGcattaagaattattttactttttgttttacttaGGGCTCAGAGATGGACTCATCAGAACGATCAACAATCAGAAGTGAGCAGAAATCCAGGTAACTTGTGTTGCAAAGGTTATACAAAACTGTCTCTTAATGAAAATCTGGAAACACAGCGCAAATACATTACTGAAAATTGGATACGAGAACAACATCATGCTTGAAAACTTGAAATTATCCCAGAAACTAGTTTCTCTGCTGACTGAGTGCTTCGTGCTCAGTTAAGCTGAGGAATTGTGAGGAATAAGTAATATACTtgccgagaggaaacagtttGTGCTGAATGTAGCAGGAAGGCTTGGGGATTATCAGCAGCGTACTCTTTGTAGGCATTAACTAGCAGCCTTATCTACATGTTTCTTAATTGCTTTGCCTGAGGCCATTTCAAGTTAAACATTATAGTTTTAGCTAGATAGTTTCAGACGATTGTGAAATAAGAGGTGTTAAACATCCATGTTACCAGATTAACAGgaattaaaaatctgtaaagGTAGTTTTGAAAGACAAGGGAATTCTACTGGTCTGTCTTACTGAAATCCTTGATTGCGTACAGTGATTTCACTGTACGgtttaaatgcattttcactTCTTTGCAAAGTAATCATGAAAGTGAGACTTTCTCGACAGTTTCTTGTGCTGGCTTGCGCGAGTACTGATGTAGAACCAAATACACCTTTGAGAGTAATCCGTGGTCAGTAACATCTGAATAGTGAGCTGGACGAACCCTTGATCTGAACAACCATGACTGCTCTTATGTTCATGTTTCCTGAAGTGAGAATAAATGAGAATaaaagatactgctttttcccagaaaaacaaaaatctctttctttgaaatattgtGACTTGTCCCTTTGAAATACTTCTACTTACTTTCTATCACACATGTGTTAAGTAAATCATTGGACAGTCCTTTGActacttttttcaaaatttcatttgaaatggtGTTTGGCTAGCCCAGTGGACTGAAAATTGGCAATTGTCAATTTGGATCTCAAAGACATTAGTGATTTGAAGTTGTTGCCATATTTTGGCTTAAATTAATTATGCATACTTACTTGTCTAAAATGATAGAAAGACTTAAAGTACATTGTTGGTTTGGGGAAGGCTGTGAACTGCTGCCAATACCGTTCTTCTGCATAGAAATGGAGACCTCGGTTCCTTTTGGGTGGTTAGTATTTTGCACAAGCATTTATAGTTCATATGGACTTCCTGAGTCAGTCATGAGATCTTCACACAAGTTAGAAAATGCACTGTAAAGaatgaagatttttgttttctgttttaaagaaaattcttaaaaaGTCTAATAAGAAAGCAGCCTCGGGACCTTCTTCTTGTAATTGGAACTGGGGTAAGTGCTGCGGTAGCACCAGGAATCCCAGCGCTGtgctcctggagaagctgcatTGAGGCTGTAATTGAAGCAGCTGAGCAGCTGGAGGTGCTTCATCCGGGAGATGTTGCTGAATTTCGTAAAAAAGTAATCAAAGATAGAGACCTGCTTGTGGTTGCACATGATCTCATCAGGAAAATGTCACCGGTGAGTATGTTTATAACTTGTATTGATTTCTATAATTATTATAGATTTCTGTTATCAACAAAGATTCTTTTCAGCTTTCTAAAACTTGAAACTTTTCTGgtaaaaattgaaatttttatgtTAATCATTAGCACACTGCACATTTTGGAGAGGCTACAAAATCCTTGGTTTTTAATGTAAGTAAGCTTTCATCATAATTAATGCAGACAAGAATCCTGACTATTAAATATTTGCTATAATGTTTCTTGGaactgaaaaaggaatttaTAGCTCTGCTGGCTAAAACTAGAGGTACCCTGAAAATACAGGTAGACCTTGACCCTACTGATAACCTTAGGTCACACGGACTTAATCACCGCTGCAGCTCACTGAAGACAGTCCGTACATGCCCAGTTTCTCAGCCGTTCATCTTGGGTTCTAGAGATTTTCAGATTGTGTTAATAGGTTTGCCAAGTCTCCTAGTTGAAATAACTAGGGTGACATACGTACTGCTAAGTTGTAGGATGTGTTGAGCGTTTTGCAACATGTGGTGAGCTGCTTCTCTACAGGCGAAGTGTAGTAATAACCACCTCTCACTTTTGGGAAGGAGTCCGCACGTATGGTTAGGCTTTGTAGCAGATTTAAtgattaatacatttttctcaaccaggaagcaaaaaacccaagaaacccCCCACCTTTGATAGTATATCCCAGACTCTGAATCCAGGGAATGATAATTTTAGTACACTAACTgattttcaaagcagtaaaaGCACACTGAGAAAGGTGAGGTTTCCATGTAGTTAGGCCAGTAACTATATTGGGCTTATAAACAGACATTCATTCTATGTGTAATACAATTTATGGAATAGGAAGCCTGTGTATTTTATAGAACTGTTACACATTCCTGTCAGTCTCAGCAGATACTCTGGGCAAATGCTGCCTACGCAGGAAAGCGTACCTTCGTGTTTGTTTAGAAGTGACGAGTGAGGATTTAACTGTAgcaaaatagttttgttttattgtacCTGTATTACAAGCTTCCTCGAGAAAACCAGACTATTATTTTGAGCTATATTATGTGGAGGCAAGAGCACCTGAATAATTTGAGATTGTTTTTGATGGTTTTGTACATTCAGACCTTTATGCTTTATATACTATGTAAGGcctcttttaaagaaatgctttggcATTAAGTAGGCAAATGATGTGGGTTTTCTGTTGGAGGCAATTCTAATGGTGCACGTGGTCCTTATGAAGTgttcatctctttctttcttcagcgTACTGGGGATACGAAGCCCAACTTCTTCCAGGATTGCTTAATGGAGGTGTTTGATAATTTAGAACAACACATTCAGAATCCTGTTGTTCTGCAGTCGATCCTGAGACTCATGGAGAGAGGCACAATGGTTCTGACTACAAACTATGATAATTTACTTGAAATATTTGGTCAGCAACAGGGTAAACCTATGGAATCTTTAGACTTGAAAGATAAGGATAAGGTATGATGAGAGCAGTAAAATTTTTAGACTTCTTATAAGAGAAGGCAGCTTGTAAGCTTGATTGAAAgatgttttcctgtttaaagACTGTCAAGGCTAAGACTTCTTAATTGGTAAAGCATGTCTGTAAGCTAACAGCAGATGCACGTTTATGTGCTGtatctttttattctgaataatCTAGTAACAGTTACCAAACAGCATTTCAGTGACACACTTATTACccaattccccccccccccccccgccactccctggaaaaaaaccacGAACTTACTTAACTTACGTGAAGTAATTGTTACAATCACAAATATGATTTCACCTAGCTGGTAGTTAATTTGCTGTTCATATCTCTTCTGTCAGCATTGCTGGAAGTTCCTTCTTGGTTGAATGCTTGTTTAGTCCAAAAAGCCAGGGATATCTTCAGTATCAGCGATCAGCTctttattataatttaaagCAAGCAGTGTAATTAGTAATTAAAATTATCTCTTGCTGCAGAAAAGTGTAGAAGTAGTTATTTCTGCTTTAAGTGGTTTTATAACTTAGGACAGCTGTATATTTTTGCAGAATCTTAGTTATTATAGTATACTATAGTATAACAAAAGAACGTAATTTGCATGATTTGCTTTAGGTTCTTCAGTGGGCAAGAGGTCATGTAAAATACGGAGTTCTTCATATTCATGGCTTGTATACAGATCCCTGTGGAATGGTGCTAGATCCCTCGGGATATAAAGATGTTACTCAAGATCCTGAAGTCATGGTTTGTGCGATCTTTACAATTTTTACTAAGTTTTGACAAACTATTTTATTGTAATCGCTGCATACACATTACCTAAGGCTAGGGTTTTTTCAGATCGTATAGATTAAATAACTGGGGCCCAGAAAAGTGGCAGTATTATTCAGAAAGCCAGCTATGTTTCTAGGGCAGTGTATGCTCTTGCATACTGCTTCTTTGTAAATCACAATCAAAACCCTCAGCTATAT from Gavia stellata isolate bGavSte3 chromosome 4, bGavSte3.hap2, whole genome shotgun sequence harbors:
- the FAM118A gene encoding protein FAM118A; translated protein: MDSSERSTIRSEQKSRKFLKSLIRKQPRDLLLVIGTGVSAAVAPGIPALCSWRSCIEAVIEAAEQLEVLHPGDVAEFRKKVIKDRDLLVVAHDLIRKMSPRTGDTKPNFFQDCLMEVFDNLEQHIQNPVVLQSILRLMERGTMVLTTNYDNLLEIFGQQQGKPMESLDLKDKDKVLQWARGHVKYGVLHIHGLYTDPCGMVLDPSGYKDVTQDPEVMEVLQNLYRTKSFLFLGCGETLRDQIFQALFLYTVKNKVDLEHYMLVLKENEDHFFKLQADMLLHGIKVVSYGDCFKQFPEYVQDLTAQICKQRSPDADRVDSTTLLGTSCVDCAKRKLEENSTDSPKKIKQSDNGIPTI